The following are from one region of the Thermoplasma sp. Kam2015 genome:
- a CDS encoding RNA-protein complex protein Nop10 has translation MKSLIRKCPKCNTYTLEEKCPKCGSETYMAVPPRYSPVDRFKKYRIEELKGEMDGENSCD, from the coding sequence ATGAAATCCCTGATCAGGAAATGCCCAAAATGCAATACTTACACGCTTGAGGAAAAATGCCCTAAATGCGGATCGGAAACATACATGGCGGTTCCGCCGCGTTATTCTCCTGTTGACAGGTTCAAGAAGTACAGAATTGAAGAATTGAAAGGTGAGATGGATGGAGAAAATAGTTGTGATTAA
- a CDS encoding translation initiation factor IF-2 subunit alpha has translation MNIKPLPDNGDLVVVKITEVKNFGANGVLEEYPGVEGYIHISEVATGWVKHIRSYLREGQRVVCKVIGVNPDRKVVDLSLKRVNQHQSREKIAEWKNEQKADKLFEIVCNRLNKSTDECKEQFGKRLVELFGTLFAAFENAAQSNGEWLPDIDGDWKSVFIEIAKENITIPEVSVSGYFEVYSLASDGVERIKEVLTIPEDTGKVELEYVGAPRYRVVVKDKDYKKAEETLKKVVQIVNDKAKKLQVEVEFNKQ, from the coding sequence ATGAATATAAAGCCACTTCCAGACAACGGAGACCTCGTTGTGGTCAAAATAACCGAGGTGAAAAACTTCGGTGCTAATGGAGTCCTTGAGGAATACCCAGGCGTTGAAGGGTACATCCATATATCCGAGGTCGCCACTGGTTGGGTCAAACATATAAGGAGTTACCTCCGTGAAGGTCAGAGGGTCGTATGCAAAGTGATCGGAGTTAATCCTGATAGAAAGGTAGTGGATCTTTCACTCAAAAGGGTAAATCAGCACCAGAGCAGAGAGAAGATAGCTGAATGGAAAAACGAACAAAAAGCCGATAAGCTGTTTGAAATCGTGTGCAACAGGTTAAATAAGAGCACAGACGAATGTAAGGAACAGTTCGGTAAAAGACTGGTTGAGCTGTTCGGAACCTTATTTGCTGCGTTTGAAAATGCTGCACAATCAAATGGCGAATGGCTTCCGGATATTGATGGAGACTGGAAGAGTGTTTTTATAGAGATAGCAAAGGAAAATATAACGATACCAGAGGTCTCTGTGTCTGGATATTTCGAAGTTTATTCTCTTGCATCGGATGGCGTTGAAAGGATAAAGGAGGTTCTAACCATACCTGAAGATACAGGTAAGGTTGAACTTGAATACGTAGGAGCGCCGAGATATCGTGTAGTTGTGAAGGACAAGGATTACAAAAAGGCCGAGGAAACGCTGAAAAAAGTGGTGCAGATAGTTAACGATAAGGCTAAGAAACTACAGGTGGAAGTGGAGTTCAATAAACAATGA
- a CDS encoding 30S ribosomal protein S27e, whose translation MAETKFVKPKNVNGHFVKIKCKDCGNVQVVFARPSSTVTCNICGATLAKPTGGILATSGEVVEVL comes from the coding sequence ATGGCAGAGACAAAGTTTGTGAAGCCCAAGAATGTGAATGGGCACTTCGTCAAAATAAAATGCAAGGATTGCGGGAACGTTCAGGTGGTATTTGCAAGACCATCATCAACGGTAACCTGCAACATATGCGGAGCAACACTCGCTAAACCCACCGGAGGAATACTTGCCACATCAGGCGAGGTAGTAGAGGTATTATGA
- a CDS encoding 50S ribosomal protein L44e: protein MKMPKKIMTYCPYCKKHTSHSVERVRKRKASELKAGQRRFRRVTSGYGGFPRPKFEGREKPTKRVALRLVCDECHKAVTPPGIRAKKFEIVEA, encoded by the coding sequence TTGAAGATGCCAAAGAAGATAATGACGTACTGTCCATACTGCAAGAAGCATACCAGCCATTCGGTGGAGAGGGTCAGGAAAAGAAAGGCGAGCGAACTAAAGGCCGGACAGAGGAGATTCAGAAGAGTCACATCTGGTTATGGGGGTTTCCCTAGACCAAAATTCGAAGGGAGGGAGAAGCCGACAAAGAGAGTAGCATTGAGGCTCGTCTGCGATGAATGCCATAAAGCCGTGACACCGCCAGGAATAAGAGCCAAAAAGTTTGAGATTGTGGAGGCGTGA
- a CDS encoding YunC family protein: MMQIDSVEIDGRIFQFFKSDLGNAPLLFLKGKKGYAMCGYLNIETANKVGDIAVRVTGVKTLDDMLSAKIADASIEAQKLGIKQGDQLKSVVDRL; encoded by the coding sequence ATGATGCAGATAGATTCTGTTGAGATCGACGGCAGGATATTTCAGTTCTTTAAAAGTGATCTTGGAAACGCTCCCCTTTTATTTCTTAAAGGCAAAAAGGGCTATGCGATGTGTGGCTATCTGAATATTGAAACTGCGAATAAAGTTGGAGATATAGCAGTACGTGTGACAGGTGTGAAGACGCTTGACGATATGCTATCGGCAAAGATAGCAGACGCCTCAATTGAAGCCCAGAAGCTTGGAATAAAGCAGGGAGACCAGCTGAAATCAGTCGTAGACAGATTGTGA